One Streptosporangium sp. NBC_01495 DNA window includes the following coding sequences:
- a CDS encoding winged helix-turn-helix transcriptional regulator — MAAPCPIGRAVDAVGERWTLLILRNATLGMTRFEDFRSDLGIADNILSARLSRLVERGLLTRVPYRDGGRTRNEYRLTAAGADLLPVLHALAAWGHEHTTPDEPAEPMRVVHRTCGHATTAGGRCDHCGQPVRREEEAWIRPWRSPEPTPLAGPVT; from the coding sequence ATGGCCGCGCCCTGCCCGATCGGCCGGGCCGTCGATGCCGTGGGGGAACGGTGGACCTTGTTGATCCTGCGTAACGCCACGCTGGGCATGACCCGCTTCGAGGACTTCCGATCGGACCTGGGCATCGCCGACAACATCCTGTCCGCCCGGCTCAGCCGCCTCGTCGAGCGCGGCCTGCTCACCCGGGTGCCCTACCGCGACGGCGGGCGTACCCGCAACGAGTATCGTCTCACCGCCGCGGGCGCCGACCTGCTCCCGGTGCTGCACGCCCTCGCCGCCTGGGGCCACGAACACACCACACCCGACGAGCCCGCCGAGCCCATGCGGGTCGTTCACCGAACCTGCGGGCACGCCACCACGGCGGGCGGGCGCTGCGACCACTGCGGGCAACCCGTGCGCCGCGAGGAGGAGGCCTGGATACGGCCCTGGCGATCACCTGAGCCGACCCCCCTCGCCGGCCCCGTCACCTGA
- a CDS encoding enolase C-terminal domain-like protein, whose product MTTLPAISEVRARPVVVPMTRPLHTASGSVSAAPLVLLDVTTESGVTGHSYLFAYDSTMLPALTSLVGGLAPELAGRPVAPVRRMGDLQARFRLLGMQGLLGMVASGIEMALWDALGKLIGQPVAGLLGGEPVMLRAYDSYGMLDPRREERALRNSVENGFRAIKIKIGYPDAARDVAVVRRVREIIGTDVELMVDYNQSLDPQEARRRIERLREFDLYWVEEPVAAEDLAGHSYVRRTTGARIQTGENWWFPRGCQAAIAASAGDFAMFDIMKIGGFTGWMLAAGQAQAASLPVSSHLFVEASAHAMAVTPTADWVEYLDLAGAVLLAPYRPVDGHVTAVGPGLGITWNEEAIARYGV is encoded by the coding sequence ATGACGACACTTCCGGCGATCTCGGAGGTGCGCGCGCGTCCGGTCGTCGTCCCCATGACACGGCCCCTGCACACCGCCTCGGGGTCGGTGTCGGCCGCTCCGCTCGTTCTGCTCGATGTGACCACCGAGAGCGGGGTGACCGGACACTCCTATCTCTTCGCCTACGACTCGACGATGCTCCCCGCCCTGACCTCGCTCGTCGGTGGACTCGCACCCGAACTGGCCGGCAGGCCCGTCGCGCCCGTGCGGCGGATGGGGGATCTCCAGGCACGATTTCGGTTGCTCGGTATGCAGGGGCTGCTCGGCATGGTCGCCTCAGGGATCGAGATGGCGCTCTGGGACGCCCTCGGCAAACTGATCGGTCAGCCCGTCGCCGGTCTTCTCGGGGGCGAGCCCGTCATGCTGCGGGCCTATGACAGCTACGGCATGCTGGACCCCCGGCGAGAGGAGCGGGCTCTCCGGAATTCCGTCGAGAACGGGTTCCGGGCGATCAAAATCAAGATCGGCTATCCGGACGCGGCCCGCGACGTGGCGGTCGTGCGGCGGGTGCGCGAGATCATAGGAACCGATGTCGAGTTGATGGTCGACTACAACCAGTCACTCGACCCGCAGGAGGCCCGTCGGCGAATCGAGCGGCTGCGCGAGTTCGATCTCTACTGGGTGGAGGAGCCGGTCGCCGCCGAGGACCTCGCCGGCCATTCCTACGTACGGCGCACCACCGGCGCGAGAATCCAGACCGGGGAGAACTGGTGGTTTCCGAGGGGATGCCAGGCCGCCATCGCGGCGTCGGCCGGCGATTTCGCCATGTTCGACATTATGAAGATCGGTGGCTTCACCGGTTGGATGCTCGCGGCGGGACAGGCGCAGGCGGCCTCGCTGCCGGTGTCCAGCCACCTCTTCGTGGAGGCGAGCGCGCACGCCATGGCGGTGACGCCCACCGCCGACTGGGTGGAGTATCTCGATCTCGCCGGCGCGGTGCTGCTCGCCCCGTACCGGCCGGTCGACGGCCACGTCACGGCTGTCGGCCCAGGCCTCGGGATCACCTGGAACGAGGAGGCGATCGCCCGGTACGGGGTGTGA
- a CDS encoding enoyl-CoA hydratase/isomerase family protein yields the protein MPDRRTEAGQTLPPDAGEAPIGRRTDDSVAVLTLRHRPYNLLDAAFGGQIVEALHWAWAQDARVVIIESGLRHFSAGADLDAMLAAATDGNGVLGWRLPDVLRAFDELPIPIVASVRGVCVGGGLEVALACDLIVAGESARLGSVEASVGLHPLMGAIQRITQRAGAARAKEMAMLGRRYDARTMERWGIVNRVVADERLSAVTMALARELAAGPTVAHAATKKLVSIAVDQGVRAADEAMSRIQEPILRSADFRAGVDASHRDGPGTARFRGC from the coding sequence ATGCCAGACCGGAGAACCGAAGCGGGCCAGACCCTCCCACCGGACGCCGGGGAGGCGCCGATCGGCCGCCGAACCGATGACTCCGTCGCGGTGCTGACACTCCGGCATCGGCCCTACAACCTGCTGGATGCCGCCTTCGGCGGGCAGATCGTCGAAGCGCTCCACTGGGCGTGGGCCCAGGACGCCCGAGTGGTGATCATCGAGAGCGGGCTGCGCCATTTCTCCGCGGGCGCCGATCTCGACGCGATGCTGGCCGCCGCGACGGACGGGAACGGCGTCCTCGGCTGGCGGTTGCCCGACGTGCTGCGCGCCTTCGACGAGTTGCCGATCCCGATCGTGGCGAGCGTGCGAGGAGTCTGTGTCGGAGGCGGGCTGGAGGTGGCGCTCGCGTGTGACCTCATCGTCGCGGGTGAATCCGCCAGGCTGGGTTCGGTGGAGGCGAGCGTCGGCCTGCATCCCTTGATGGGCGCCATCCAACGGATCACGCAACGTGCCGGTGCCGCGCGGGCGAAGGAGATGGCCATGCTCGGGCGCCGCTACGACGCGCGCACGATGGAGCGCTGGGGGATCGTCAACCGGGTCGTCGCGGACGAGCGGCTGAGCGCGGTGACGATGGCCTTGGCCCGCGAGCTGGCGGCGGGGCCGACGGTGGCGCACGCGGCGACGAAAAAGCTGGTGTCGATCGCCGTCGACCAGGGCGTCCGCGCGGCCGACGAGGCCATGTCGCGGATCCAGGAACCGATCCTCCGCTCCGCGGACTTCCGCGCCGGGGTGGACGCGTCGCACCGCGACGGTCCCGGCACGGCACGCTTCAGGGGGTGTTGA
- a CDS encoding dihydrofolate reductase family protein, producing MTDSTGRRVTANLNLTLDGRYNGPGGPGDFGAFAPYVTTEVARDHMTRIWESATTALLGRLNAEGFMGYWPSVAEDENADPRDRGYAKWLVDTEKVVFSTTLTEAPWERTRVVNAPASDVVTDLKTTGEGDILVNSSASVIKALLSADLLDRLYLMIFPEIAGGGRRLFDDGLRASKWTLAHQETGELGEIAMVYDRVR from the coding sequence ATGACCGACTCGACCGGCCGCAGGGTGACCGCGAACCTGAACCTCACCCTCGACGGGCGTTACAACGGCCCCGGTGGACCTGGCGACTTCGGGGCATTCGCCCCGTATGTGACCACCGAAGTGGCGCGAGACCACATGACCCGCATCTGGGAGAGCGCGACGACGGCGCTGCTCGGCCGGCTCAACGCCGAGGGATTCATGGGCTACTGGCCGTCGGTCGCCGAGGACGAGAACGCCGACCCGCGTGATCGCGGATACGCCAAGTGGCTGGTCGACACGGAAAAGGTGGTCTTCTCGACCACCTTGACCGAAGCGCCGTGGGAACGCACCCGCGTGGTGAACGCCCCCGCCTCGGACGTTGTCACCGACCTCAAGACCACCGGTGAGGGCGACATCCTCGTCAACAGCAGCGCGAGCGTCATCAAGGCGCTTCTTTCTGCGGACCTGCTCGACCGGCTGTACCTCATGATCTTCCCCGAGATCGCCGGGGGTGGGCGGCGGCTGTTCGACGACGGCCTGCGGGCTTCGAAGTGGACGCTCGCACACCAGGAGACCGGCGAGCTGGGCGAGATCGCCATGGTCTACGACCGAGTCCGCTGA
- a CDS encoding sulfite exporter TauE/SafE family protein, producing the protein MKSSEESFVASGWVVVVALGVIVVVGASVQRLAGIGFALVAVPALVLLLGPAEGVVLANCAAGVVSAVGLAGTWRRVRPAAMVPLVAAAACTVPVGAWVAARLPEPVLLAGTGVLVSVAAALVMRGARVPALRGVTGAVAAGAASGFMNSSAGVGGPAVSLYAVNAGWTVREFVPNAQFYGVVVNALSVTAKGLPQLTTPLWLLVAAAIAAGSVIGNALAQRVPERPARLVVLLLALTGGLTTLGKGLWNL; encoded by the coding sequence GTGAAGAGCAGTGAGGAGTCGTTCGTGGCGAGTGGCTGGGTCGTTGTCGTCGCGCTGGGCGTCATCGTGGTGGTGGGCGCGTCGGTGCAGCGGCTGGCGGGGATCGGGTTCGCGCTCGTGGCGGTGCCCGCCCTGGTGTTGCTGCTCGGCCCGGCCGAGGGCGTGGTGCTCGCCAACTGCGCGGCCGGTGTCGTCAGTGCGGTCGGGCTCGCCGGCACCTGGCGCCGGGTCCGCCCGGCCGCGATGGTCCCGCTGGTCGCCGCGGCCGCCTGCACGGTGCCGGTCGGCGCCTGGGTGGCCGCCCGCCTGCCCGAGCCGGTGCTGCTGGCCGGTACGGGGGTGCTGGTGAGCGTGGCCGCGGCGCTGGTGATGCGGGGTGCCCGGGTACCCGCCCTGCGCGGTGTCACAGGTGCGGTGGCCGCCGGTGCCGCGAGCGGGTTCATGAACTCCTCGGCCGGGGTGGGCGGCCCGGCGGTTTCCCTGTACGCGGTCAACGCGGGCTGGACGGTACGGGAGTTCGTGCCGAACGCGCAGTTCTACGGGGTCGTGGTGAACGCGCTCTCCGTCACGGCCAAGGGGCTGCCCCAGCTCACCACGCCGCTCTGGCTGCTGGTCGCGGCCGCGATCGCGGCAGGCTCCGTGATCGGCAACGCCCTCGCCCAGCGGGTGCCGGAAAGACCGGCCCGACTGGTGGTGCTGCTGCTCGCGCTGACCGGCGGGCTCACCACGCTGGGCAAAGGACTGTGGAACCTGTGA
- a CDS encoding CaiB/BaiF CoA transferase family protein: protein MPAPLTGIRVVDFSRVLAGPLCAQTLLELGAEVVKVEPPGGDMSRQAFPREAEISGYYAQQNAGKRDVSIDLNAPGAREIALRLCDRADVIVENFRPGTLPSFGLDYATVAARNPRVVYASISGYGQHGAWRSRSAYAPTVQAETGITAITMDQFGTPGGRARTDALSHADVYSGLHAAIAILAALEHRNRTGRGQYVDVAMAAVMLSVNERLHVDLSGRDLGAETPILGAADCPFFVSPEGETFVSPVSLVGSASFPLYLAAMRRPELADDLRFRTPAARREHLDELHTIVQEWIWTFDDMASLDAQFDEAKIATGQLRTVGEFAGGRWAREWTAIRSVPDRDGGRITVPGPPWHFGADGESSPPERVPARQGEHNDDVLRELGFDEGEIGSLRRLGALVEPGRGDRDGSDRVGTPGRAHPREGGPAQMDHDSVPHSAPHGVPRTRRSADNHETSPERS, encoded by the coding sequence GTGCCCGCACCACTGACCGGCATCCGGGTCGTGGACTTCTCCCGCGTGCTCGCCGGACCGCTCTGCGCGCAGACGCTGCTGGAGCTCGGAGCCGAGGTCGTCAAGGTGGAACCACCGGGCGGCGACATGTCCAGGCAGGCGTTCCCCCGCGAAGCCGAGATCTCCGGCTACTACGCCCAGCAGAACGCCGGCAAGCGCGATGTCTCGATCGACCTCAACGCGCCGGGCGCGCGGGAGATCGCGCTGCGCCTGTGCGACCGCGCGGACGTGATCGTGGAGAACTTCCGGCCGGGCACGCTGCCCTCGTTCGGACTGGACTACGCCACCGTCGCCGCACGCAACCCGCGCGTCGTCTACGCCTCGATCAGTGGTTACGGCCAGCACGGCGCATGGCGTTCCCGGTCGGCGTACGCGCCGACCGTCCAGGCCGAGACCGGGATCACCGCGATCACCATGGACCAGTTCGGCACTCCCGGGGGACGAGCGCGCACCGACGCGCTGTCACACGCCGACGTCTACTCCGGGCTGCACGCCGCCATCGCCATCCTGGCCGCGCTGGAGCACCGGAACCGCACCGGCCGGGGGCAGTACGTCGACGTGGCCATGGCCGCGGTCATGCTCTCGGTCAACGAACGCCTTCACGTGGATCTGTCGGGCCGGGACCTCGGGGCGGAAACCCCGATCCTGGGCGCCGCGGACTGCCCGTTCTTCGTCAGTCCGGAGGGAGAGACCTTCGTCAGCCCGGTGAGCCTGGTGGGCAGCGCGTCGTTTCCCCTCTACCTCGCCGCCATGCGGCGCCCCGAGCTCGCCGACGACCTGCGGTTCCGAACGCCCGCGGCACGACGGGAGCATCTGGACGAACTACACACCATCGTCCAGGAGTGGATCTGGACGTTCGACGACATGGCCTCCCTGGACGCGCAGTTCGACGAGGCGAAGATCGCCACCGGACAGCTGCGCACCGTCGGCGAGTTCGCCGGCGGCCGGTGGGCCCGTGAGTGGACGGCCATCCGCTCGGTCCCCGACCGCGACGGCGGCCGGATCACGGTACCCGGGCCGCCCTGGCACTTCGGCGCCGACGGCGAATCCTCCCCACCGGAGAGGGTGCCCGCCCGGCAGGGCGAACACAACGACGACGTCCTGCGTGAGCTGGGGTTCGACGAAGGCGAGATCGGTTCTCTGCGGCGCCTGGGCGCGCTCGTCGAACCCGGCCGAGGCGACAGAGACGGGAGCGACCGGGTGGGCACCCCCGGACGAGCCCACCCGCGGGAAGGGGGCCCGGCTCAGATGGACCACGACAGCGTCCCTCACAGCGCCCCTCACGGCGTCCCTCGCACTCGCCGGAGCGCCGACAACCACGAGAC
- a CDS encoding metalloregulator ArsR/SmtB family transcription factor: MDALLTALADPARWRLVSLLAERPRSVGVLARLAGARQPQTTKHLQTLERAGVVISQRAGQHRVYALRPAPLRDLAAALGRLADTADQAGGPRETYDRYGLSLHAERLAAKEPGWADDRSFRFLRSLAARPEPVWRHLTEISLLARWWTPDDLRVSELVFEARPGGRIVHEYRDAEDTDGSGPVVGRAEGVVDDVRPGERLAYRLSPLLPGGGPAFTAHLDLGLRPTGTGTDLEVHFRIADSTVDSADFVAGIEIGFGQSLDKLAAILAADSGDTGDTGDTGHDTDARSTK, encoded by the coding sequence ATGGACGCACTCCTCACCGCACTGGCCGACCCGGCCCGCTGGCGGCTCGTGAGCCTGCTGGCCGAGCGGCCCCGATCGGTCGGTGTCCTCGCCCGGCTCGCCGGGGCGCGCCAGCCGCAGACGACCAAGCACCTGCAGACCCTTGAGCGCGCCGGCGTCGTCATCTCCCAGCGCGCCGGCCAGCATCGCGTCTACGCGCTCCGGCCCGCCCCCCTGCGGGACCTGGCGGCCGCGCTCGGCCGGCTCGCCGACACCGCGGACCAGGCCGGCGGCCCGCGTGAGACCTACGACCGCTACGGGCTCAGCCTCCACGCGGAGCGGCTCGCCGCGAAGGAGCCGGGGTGGGCCGACGACCGCTCGTTCAGGTTCCTCCGGTCGCTGGCGGCGCGCCCCGAGCCGGTCTGGCGCCACCTGACCGAGATCTCCCTGCTGGCCCGATGGTGGACGCCCGACGACCTGCGCGTCTCCGAGCTCGTATTCGAGGCGCGGCCGGGCGGGCGGATCGTCCACGAGTACCGCGACGCCGAGGACACCGACGGCTCCGGCCCGGTCGTCGGGCGGGCGGAGGGAGTCGTCGACGACGTACGCCCCGGTGAGCGCCTCGCCTACCGGCTCTCCCCGCTGCTTCCCGGCGGCGGCCCGGCCTTCACCGCCCACCTCGACCTCGGCCTGCGACCTACCGGCACCGGCACCGATCTCGAGGTCCACTTCCGGATCGCCGACAGCACCGTCGACTCCGCGGACTTCGTCGCGGGCATCGAGATCGGCTTCGGCCAGAGCCTCGACAAGCTCGCGGCGATCCTCGCCGCGGATTCCGGCGACACCGGCGACACCGGCGACACCGGGCACGACACCGACGCAAGGAGCACGAAATGA